Proteins encoded by one window of Lathyrus oleraceus cultivar Zhongwan6 chromosome 1, CAAS_Psat_ZW6_1.0, whole genome shotgun sequence:
- the LOC127073544 gene encoding pathogenesis-related protein STH-2: protein MVVSTFTHDYKSPIAPSRMFKALITDSSNLLPKLLPQFIKDINLIQGNGEAGSIEQVNFADASPFKYLKNRIDKIDSDNLVCNYTTIEGDPLGDKLETIAYEVKFEAINDGGCLCKMTSKYNAIGEFEVKEEEIKEGRESSIGICKVVEAYLLENPQIYV from the exons ATGGTAGTCTCAACCTTCACACATGATTATAAATCCCCTATTGCTCCATCACGCATGTTCAAGGCTTTAATCACAGACTCTAGCAATTTGCTTCCAAAACTCTTACCTCAGTTTATAAAAGATATCAACTTAATCCAAGGAAATGGTGAAGCTGGAAGCATTGAACAAGTTAACTTTGCTGATG CTAGTCCTTTCAAATATCTAAAAAATAGGATTGATAAGATTGATAGTGACAACTTGGTTTGCAACTACACAACGATTGAAGGAGATCCATTAGGTGACAAGCTTGAGACAATAGCTTATGAGGTTAAGTTTGAGGCCATTAATGATGGAGGTTGTCTTTGTAAGATGACAAGCAAATACAATGCTATTGGAGAGTTTGAAGTCAAAGAGGAAGAGATCAAGGAAGGAAGGGAAAGCTCTATTGGAATTTGCAAAGTTGTTGAAGCCTATTTGCTTGAGAATCCACAAATCTATGTTTAa